In Pseudomonas lalkuanensis, the following are encoded in one genomic region:
- the rbfA gene encoding 30S ribosome-binding factor RbfA, producing the protein MAKDYSRTQRIGDQMQRELALLIQREIKDPRLGLVTITAVDVSRDLSHAKVFITVMGQDDNAEKVELNLDILQDAAGFLRMQLGKAMKLRSVPQLHFHYDASIRRGAELSALIERAVAEDRKHQGSDEE; encoded by the coding sequence ATGGCTAAAGATTACAGCCGTACCCAACGCATCGGCGACCAGATGCAGCGCGAACTGGCGCTGCTGATCCAGCGTGAGATCAAGGACCCGCGCCTGGGGCTGGTGACCATCACCGCAGTGGACGTGAGCCGCGACCTGTCCCACGCCAAGGTGTTCATCACCGTGATGGGCCAGGACGATAATGCCGAGAAGGTCGAGTTGAACCTCGACATCCTGCAGGACGCCGCCGGCTTCCTGCGCATGCAGCTAGGCAAGGCCATGAAGCTGCGCAGCGTGCCGCAACTGCACTTCCACTACGACGCCAGCATCCGTCGTGGCGCGGAACTGTCGGCGCTGATCGAGCGTGCCGTGGCGGAAGACCGCAAGCACCAGGGCAGCGACGAGGAGTGA